Proteins from one Oryza sativa Japonica Group chromosome 12, ASM3414082v1 genomic window:
- the LOC136354766 gene encoding uncharacterized protein, whose product MAQRSSPTRRSPRTGSPRRGSYVSSVNDNDCINEPIHRSESMNRADALRSRSYNSEDQDGQGDAAGDEVDLQQAAAEGAAEGMAECRAEVGMDVLDTLVVRFHLKGVFVLDGSEKKYCGGSEALSYVERDKVSLPELFGHLKDHCNVMSGTLLHWLFPGKDLQTGLRALSNDKACKLMCDCTGELDVADVYVKEPEIVDLCNGSDDDSDWEVEMELEVESEEEGGKMEVDIDVSKGKGVDEVGGSGCKGKELAEEETDRRIVIYHSDSAPIASTPIASHPPSDSDYTPGDDAQSDDDEEAVEIEKHYKEVKRKVKAGQLENLDDIFFQRAKPRMQTGGDEARNKTPYADSDEEESFDELGSDREMRTKGSHQARYKKSQGVPKFELGMKFSCKKQFKKVITTYAIAERKVINFGKDDGQRVRANCDWESCPWVCLLSKNSRSDSWQIVTFDNLHACPPRRDSRLVTSVRIAEKFGNFIAANPSKPIAHMKSTVQEKMFVDASISKLKRAKWLVMKKKFDSAKGQYQKLFNYQLELLRSNPGNTVVVNREIGMDPPVVKRMYICLDACKKGFTAGCRRVVGLDGCFFKGATNGELLCAIGRDANNQMYPLAWVVVAKENDEERDWFLDLLCGDIKVGTGVGWVFISDQQKGILNTVEKWVPEAEYRNCARYIYANWKRHFHEKQFQKKFWRCAKAPCRMLFNLARAKLAQVTQAGAQAILNTHPEHWSRAWFRLGSNCDSVDNNLCESFNKWILESRFHPIITMLETIRRKVMVRISDQKAAGAKWTTVVCPGILKKLNVYITESAFCHAICNEGDSFEVKHHEHRFTIHLDKKECSCRYWQLSGLPYPHAISCIFYRTNKLDDYIAPCYYVDAFRSTYVHCLQPLEGMSAWPQDDREPLNAPGYIKMPGRPKTERRREKHEPPKPTKMPKYGTVIRCTRCK is encoded by the exons ATCAGGACGGCCAGGGCGACGCTGCTGGTGACGAGGTCGATttgcagcaggcggcggcggaaggggcggCGGAAGGGATGGCAGAGTGTCGCGCCGAGGTG GGGATGGACGTGTTGGACACTCTTGTGGTTAGGTTTCATCTGAAGGGCGTATTTGTTTTAGATGGGAGTGAGAAGAAATATTGTGGTGGATCTGAGGCTCTATCATATGTAGAAAGAGACAAGGTTTCTTTGCCCGAGCTATTTGGACACCTAAAGGACCATTGCAATGTGATGTCTGGGACTTTGCTCCACTGGTTGTTTCCTGGTAAAGATTTGCAAACAGGTCTTCGTGCTCTTTCTAATGATAAGGCTTGCAAACTGATGTGTGACTGTACTGGAGAATTGGATGTAGCAGATGTATATGTTAAAGAGCCAGAGATTGTTGATTTGTGTAATGGGTCTGATGATGACAGTGATTGGGAGGTAGAAATGGAGTTAGAAGTTGAAAGTGAAGAGGAGGGTGGGAAAATGGAGGTTGATATAGATGTATCCAAAGGGAAAGGGGTTGATGAGGTTGGTGGTAGTGGATGTAAGGGTAAAGAACTGGCAGAGGAAGAAACTGATAGGAGGATAGTTATTTACCACTCTGATTCAGCACCTATTGCTAG TACACCCATAGCTAGCCACCCACCTTCTGACAGTGATTATACTCCAGGGGATGATGCTCAatcagatgatgatgaagaggcTGTTGAGATAGAGAAACATTACAAGGAGGTCAAGAGGAAGGTTAAGGCAGGACAACTAGAGAACCTAGATGACATTTTTTTCCAGAGGGCTAAACCAAGAATGCAAACAGGTGGTGATGAGGCAAGGAATAAAACCCCTTATGCAGATAGTGATGAGGAGGAATCATTTGATGAACTTGGCAGTGATAGGGAGATGAGGACTAAAGGTAGCCATCAAGCAAGGTATAAGAAGAGTCAAGGTGTCCCTAAATTTGAATTGGGGATGAAGTTCAGTTGTAAGAAGCAATTCAAGAAGGTTATTACAACATATGCTATTGCAGAGAGGAAAGTGATCAACTTTGGTAAGGATGATGGGCAAAGGGTTAGGGCAAACTGTGATTGGGAAAGTTGTCCCTGGGTATGTCTGCTTTCTAAGAATTCTAGGTCAGACAGCTGGCAAATAGTAACCTTTGACAACCTGCATGCTTGTCCACCTAGGAGGGATAGTAGGCTGGTTACATCTGTTAGGATAGCAGAAAAGTTTGGCAATTTCATAGCTGCTAATCCTTCCAAGCCAATAGCTCATATGAAATCAACTGTACAAGAAAAAATGTTTGTAGATGCATCTATCTCTAAGCTGAAGAGAGCAAAGTGGcttgtgatgaagaagaagttTGACTCAGCTAAGGGGCAATACCAAAAGTTGTTTAATTACCAACTTGAACTTCTCAGAAGCAACCCTGGCAACACTGTAGTTGTGAATAGGGAGATTGGCATGGATCCACCAGTAGTTAAGAGGATGTACATCTGTTTGGATGCATGCAAGAAAGGTTTCACAGCTGGGTGTAGGAGAGTGGTGGGGCTGGATGGATGTTTTTTCAAGGGGGCAACCAATGGAGAGCTACTGTGTGCTATAGGCCGAGATGCCAACAATCAGATGTATCCTCTAGCTTGGGTAGTTGTTGCAAAGGAAAACGATGAGGAAAGGGACTGGTTCCTTGATTTGCTTTGTGGTGAc ATCAAAGTTGGCACAGGAGTTGGCTGGGTCTTCATTTCAGATCAACAAAAG GGTATCCTTAATACTGTGGAGAAATGGGTACCTGAGGCTGAGTATAGGAACTGTGCTAGGTACATTTATGCCAATTGGAAAAGGCATTTCCATGAGAAGCAGTTCCAAAAGAAGTTCTGGAGGTGTGCAAAAGCTCCATGCAGAATGCTATTTAATCTTGCTAGGGCTAAACTTGCACAGGTCACTCAAGCTGGAGCTCAAGCTATACTGAACACACATCCTGAGCATTGGAGTAGAGCTTGGTTCAGGTTAGGTTCTAACTGTGACTCAGTTGACAATAACTTATGTGAATCTTTCAACAAATGGATATTAGAATCTAGATTTCATCCAATTATCACAATGCTTGAGACAATTAGGAGAAAGGTCATGGTTAGGATCAGTGATCAAAAAGCAGCTGGTGCTAAGTGGACTACTGTTGTATGCCCAGGAATTCTCAAAAAACTCAATGTTTACATCACTGAATCAGCTTTTTGCCATGCTATTTGCAATGAAGGTGATAGTTTTGAGGTTAAGCACCATGAGCATAGGTTTACAATACACTTGGACAAGAAAGAGTGCTCTTGTAGGTATTGGCAGCTCTCAGGATTACCATACCCTCATGCTATATCATGCATATTCTATAGAACGAACAAGCTAGATGACTATATTGCACCTTGTTACTATGTGGATGCATTTAGAAGCACATATGTGCATTGCCTTCAGCCATTGGAAGGAATGAGTGCTTGGCCACAGGATGATAGGGAACCACTAAATGCACCTGGATACATTAAGATGCCAGGAAGGCCAAAAACTGAAAGAAGGAGGGAGAAGCATGAGCCACCCAAGCCAACCAAGATGCCCAAGTATGGCACTGTAATTAGATGCACTAGGTGCAAGTAA